From Aegilops tauschii subsp. strangulata cultivar AL8/78 chromosome 5, Aet v6.0, whole genome shotgun sequence:
AAGCTGGCCTTTAGCCTCAAGAAGAACAAGATCCCCATTGTGCCTGTCAAGTTTGGAGCCGATGAGGACGACGAAGACGACGTTGCTGGTGTGGAGAGGGGGGATCATGCAAAGCGGCACAAGTCCATTGATGCTCCCTCAGCTGCTGCCCCAGCTAGGGTTGTTGGTAATCATTTTGTTTCATTTGCTGCTATTACTGTATTTCTTTCTTATGAATACTCTCTGAGATCATATGCCCTTACCATGGGTAGTAGCTATAAGGGCTTTAATTTTGACAAATATTTTTGAACATTAGAGATGTTGTATCTTCTATATGCACATGTGCACAATTGTGATCAAGATTGTCTCAAATGTGATGAACTTATTCTGAGCTAAACATGTTGGTGCAAAAAACAGTTGTTTCTTGGCTCTTGACCTGAGAATTGCAATACTTACAAAGATACACTGCTTATCTGATATTTTAATCATCATAGTATTTTAATCTTACCTGTCAACTTAACTAATAATAAAATCAATTGACATTGCACAACACCAGTGAAACTCTGCTTTTGCCTAGCCATGCATAAATTAGTAGCTTGTCAAATATGGACTTCAGTCCTCAGCATCTAATATGCTCCAACTGATATTATTGAACTAATAAAATCAATTTACATTGCACACCACCAGTGAAACTATGCTTTTGCCTAGCTATGCATAAATTAGTAGCTTGTCAAATATGGACATCAGTCCTCGGCATCTGTAATATGCTCCAACTCCtattatttaactaataaaatcaATTTACATTGCACACTACCAGTGAAACTCTGCTTTTGCCTAGCCATCCATACTTTAGTAGCTTGTCTAATATGGACATCAGTTCTCAGCACCTGTAATATGTTCCAAATGCTATTAGCAGCAGAAAGTTGTGAAGGTTTTGGTTTTTCTTATGGCTGCAGCTTATAGATTAACTGTATCGACATGGCTGGGAAGGATGTTGATTGAAAGGGTTGGAAATATGGCGCTACTGCTACTGCAGTAATTTGCATTCCCTTGTTCACGCGCTTGATATTAATGAGTTCTTAAGTACATGCAGCCTCAGCACCACCAAATGATATGACAGTGAGGCAGGTTGCTGACAAATTAGCAAGCTTTGTTGCCAAAAATGGGAGACAGTTCGAGGATATTACACGCCAGAAGAATCCTGGAGATTCACCATTCAAGTATGACGGCCGTAGCTTTGCTTATCaacgcaaaaaaaaagaaaatgcttACATTAAATTTGGAGATCAAAATTGTATCATTAACTGTTGCAATAATAAACTCTTAACCTTTGGTTATTTGCAGGTTTCTGTTTGATAAGAACTGTTCAGACTACAAATATTACGAGACTCAGCTTGCTGAAGAGGAAAAGGTGCATGCTCAAACAAAGGATGCTCAGGCTTCAAAAATTGGTTCGTGCCAGACAATATCATTACTTTTGGTATCACTTATCATCTATGCAAGTTCTGATGGCATATGTTCTTGGTAAAATGCAGTTAATTCAAGCACTGCAAGCTCCATAGCACATACTGGTGCACAGAGAAGCTCATTTGAACAAAGGTCTAACTATCAAACACCTGCTTCTGCTTTATATGGTGCATATGAAGGTAGTTCTTCCCAGGGAAGCTCATCTAGTCATGGTAAGTTACTTGAGGTGTCTGTGGATCACTTCCCTTTTCTTAAGCTTGCGTGCTAGTCTGGTTTGATTGCTTCCACACTATTCCAGGGTTGGGTACGCATGTTACGTAATGTTTTCTTGAGTTCGCAGTTCTGCTCCGCCAGTTAATTGTCATCGGATTTTCTTCTCTGAGTTTTTGGCATGCTCTGTACTGTAGTATTCGTGTGGCCTAATGCATAGAATGGACATATTATGATGTTCCTTTATGTGAACAACTGAATTCTGTATCCTGTTATCATCCTACATTATAGTTTTCTTCAGAAGATGATATGTCTTTTATCTAGCAGTTCGatccttttttctgttttgtaAATTTTAGTTGGTTGATGCTGTCTCATGTTATTACAGGTGGTCAAAGTATGTCTGCACCCTCAGATCCAGTAGCATTGATGGAATTCTACATGAAGAAAGCTGCACAGGAAGAACGGAAGAGACCACCAAGGCAGTCAAAAGACGAAATGCCACCACCTCCATGCCTTATTCAGGGTACATTTTTCACATTTATTGTTCGTCGCTCTGATGGAAGGTTGTAGAGACTTTATTTACTAttcatcttttctttctttcCAGGTCCTCCTAAGAAGGGACACCACATGGGGGACTTCATTCCACAAGAAGAACTCGAGAAGTTCATGGCACGCTGTAATGATGCTGCAGCACAAAAGGCTACCAAAGAAGCTGCAGAGAAGGCTAAGATTCAGGCCGATAATATTGGGCACAAGCTTCTGTCTAAGATGGGCTGGAGGGAAGGTTAGTCCTCAAATTGAAAACTAAACACCAAAGCTCCAGTTCTAGTAAATGCCTGTTTGGCATTAGGATCTTACTTGGCCTGTTGGATTCTCTTTTATAACAAGAAAATCAAATGAAACAATGAATCCTGTATTCCTAATAATCCATTTGGGTAGCTTGTGAATTGTTAAGTTTACGTCTGCATGCATTCCTGCTAGCCTCCCCCCTGTTGAACAC
This genomic window contains:
- the LOC109776647 gene encoding SURP and G-patch domain-containing protein 1-like protein — encoded protein: MDKGLFANDGSFMERFKQMQQEMQDKEKPVAPAAAGAVSSAPAKPVNPKTPLVIAANKRPLEVKKAGSVLSGGKLAFSLKKNKIPIVPVKFGADEDDEDDVAGVERGDHAKRHKSIDAPSAAAPARVVASAPPNDMTVRQVADKLASFVAKNGRQFEDITRQKNPGDSPFKFLFDKNCSDYKYYETQLAEEEKVHAQTKDAQASKIVNSSTASSIAHTGAQRSSFEQRSNYQTPASALYGAYEGSSSQGSSSSHGGQSMSAPSDPVALMEFYMKKAAQEERKRPPRQSKDEMPPPPCLIQGPPKKGHHMGDFIPQEELEKFMARCNDAAAQKATKEAAEKAKIQADNIGHKLLSKMGWREGEGLGSERSGRADPIMAGDVKQDHLGVGAIQPGEVSSEDDIYEQYKKRMMLGYRHRPNPLNNPRKQYY